DNA from Aquaspirillum sp. LM1:
CACGGTTCCTGTGACCTGCTGCGCAGGGGTCAGACCAAAAACCGCGATGATAGCAAAGCTGGGGGCTTGGGGTTTTGCTTTGCGGCAGAAGCCGGCGTGCAAGGATGCCGTTACGTCGGGAGAGAAATATGGCAGGCAGAGTAACAATCCCCCGGCAGAGCCGGGGGCCTTCATGGTGCGAGCCGCTCAAAGCGGCTGAACGGGGACGCTGACGCGGCCCCGCCTTCTCCTGGCGCCACCAGCGCCACATCCCTTACATCAGCTTCAGTTGCTCCAACCGTTCATCCTCTTTTTCCTGATCCCGGATGTACTTTCGGATCATTTCCTCATCCCGACTCACTGTCGAAACAAAATACCTTCTCGCCCAAAAACTCTGCCCCACAAAATTCCGCCTGCGTTCTCCGTACACTCGGGCAATGTGGATCGCACTCTTCCCTTTCATGTACCCCACCACTTGCGATACCGCATGCTTTGGCGGGATCGCTATCAGCATATGCACATGATCCGGCATCAGATGCCCTTCCAGAATCTCGCATTCCTTGCGCTGCGCCAGTTGTCGGAACACCTCTCCCAAGTGCTTGCGCAGGCTCGCATACAACGCTTTCCTTCGGCACTTCGGAATGAACACCACATGGTATTTGCACTCCCACCGACTGTGGCTTAGGCTCTCAAATTCGTCCATCGTGAAACTCCCTTTATCGAGTGTGCTTGGCGGCTCACTCTGGAAGTTTCATCGATGGACTCCCGTAAACGTCAAACTTTTACTGTCACCCCGGCACAGCCGGGGGATTTCCCGTTATGGTTTAAACATGGACAATCGCGACCTCCACCTTGACGCGACCAGCCTAGAAACACCTCACGCCGAACACCGACCCCTCCTGCCCCGGCCAGACGGCGCGGGATCAACCCGCCTGCAGCAGCGCATCCAGCGCCGCGCTCAGCTGCCGCGACGGCTGGCTGGCCGGGCGTTCGATAAAATACCCCTGACCCATGCCAATGCCCAGCTGGCGCAAGGTGGCCAGCTCCTCGCCGCTTTCAATGCCTTCGGCAATCACCTGCGTGCCGGTAGCCAGCGCAATGGCGTGAATCGAGCGGACAAACTGCTGCTTGGCCGGGTCCAGATGGATGGCCTGGGTAAAGTATTTGTCCAGTTTGACAAAATCCGGCTTCAGCTCCGACCACAAGCGCAAATTGGAAAACCCCTCGCCCAGATCGTCCAGGGCGATGCGAAAACCCATGCGCCGGTAATGGGCGGTGGCTTCGCGCAGCACAGTGTATTCGCTCACCGGGCGGGTTTCGGTCAGCTCAATCACCACCTGCTCCGGGCGCAGGCCGGCCTGCCGCATCCAGCCCAGGGTTTCGCCAGGACGGAAATCCGCGTCCAGCAAGGTAGCCGGGCTGATATTCAGAAACAGCGTGCCGCACAGGCTCAGTTCGGCAAAGCGGTGCAACGTCACCCGCCGGCACACCCGCTCCAGCGCCAGTAATTGACGGCAAGCGTCAGCGGCTTCAAACAAATTGACCGGCGAATGCAAGGGGCTATCCGATGGCCCGCGAATCAAGCCTTCGTAACCCAGAATTTGTGCGCCGGCAAAATCGACAATCGGCTGAAACACCGCGTGCAGGCGCTGCTGGTCAAGAATCTCGGCCAGCGCGCCATGCCAGGCCTGCGCAGCAGACTGCGCCAGGGCAGAAGCGGGCGGCAGGCACACGGCGGACAGGTCGTCGGGTTTCATGGCAAGGCCTTTACATACGGACGGAACGGATAAGTGTAATCAGCGCAGATCACACACACATGACAGCAACGGTCCGCCGGTATGGCTTGAAACCGCGCGGCAGTCGCGCCATGATGGGGGTTTATTGACTTTCTCAGGACCGTTTCATGCTCAAGGAATTCAAGGCATTTGCCATGCGCGGCAATGTGCTCGATCTGGCTGTTGGCGTGGTGATTGGCGGCGCGTTTGGTGCCATTGTCAAATCGCTGGTTGACGATGTGATCATGCCGCCGGTGGGCCTGCTGGTGGGCAATGTCGATTTTGCCCAGCTGTTCATCGTGCTCAAGGAAGGCGCAGCCGTTCATGGCCCGTATCTGACCGTGGAAGCGGCCAAAAAGGCTGGCGCAGTGACGCTGAACCTGGGCTTGTTCATGAATGCCATCATCAGCTTTGTGATTGTGGCGTTTTCGGTATTCATGCTGGTAAAAACCCTGAACAAGCTGCAAAAAGACACCCCAGCGGAACCCGCTGCACCGGCACCGGCCATGCGCGACTGCCCGCACTGCCTGAGCAGCATCCGTGCCCAAGCCAGCCGTTGTCCGCATTGCACTGGCGAAGTCAGCCCAATTCAGCCATAAGGCCTGATGCGGCGGGGCGGCACACGCCCTGCCCGCACACTGTGATGCGGGTTTTCCCGCCTATCCGGCCAGCGCAACAGGCTTACAATGGCGCTGTCGGCGCAATTGGCGCCTTGCCTGGCCCTTGCCGTGTCTCCCAAACGTTTTTTTCCGCGCGCCGAACAATCGCGCTGGCTGCTGTGGCTGCCGGCCACGGTGCTGATTGCCTTTGTCCTGGCGCTGGGCGGGATGTTCTATGTGGTGTTTTTTGACTGGCAGGACGAACGCCGCGACGGACTGATCCAGGACATCCTCTGGCTGGAACAGTCCATGCGCATGCAACTGACCGACCATCAGGGCTGGGCGGTGCGCATGGCCAGTGAGGTGGGCGAAGGCACGCTGGATGATAGCCGCTTTCAGGCCGCCAGCGAACTGATGCTGCGTGAAAACCCGGAAATCCTGGCCATTGAACTGCTCAATGCCCAAGGACGCATCGAAGCACGGGCCCCCAGCCAGTTTCAGCCGGAACACCGCCAGCAGCCACTGGCCAGCTTTGAAGAACGCGACGCCTTCGAGGTGGCCCGACGCCAGGGTCAGCCGGCATTCAGCAGCAAATACTACGGCCTGGACAAGCAGGCGCGGGTGGATATGCAGGCACCGGTTTACCGGGAGCATCACTTTGCCGGCAGCATCCGCCTGACCTACAGCCTGCCTGGCATGCTGCACCACGAAGTGCCGTGGTGGATCGCGCAAAAATACCAGATCAGCATCGTTGACCTGGGCGGCAAGGTGATTGCCGCCAAGTTCACTGTGGGCGAGCGCCCTGGCAGCCTGTGGCATGAAATCGACTTTTCTCCGCCAGGCAATGGCCTGCGCCTGCGCGCCACCGCGTACCACCTGGGGCTGGGGCTGGCATTTCCACTGCTGGCCGGGCTGATGGGCCTGCTGCTGGTGTTGCTGGGCGGCAGCCTGTGGAAGATTCGCCAGCATATCCGTCACCGGCACAAGGTGGAGTCCATGCTGCGCGAAGAAATGGCGCTGCGCGCAGCAATGGAAGATTCGATGAAAAACGGCCTGATCGTGATGAACCTGCGCGGCGGCATTGTGCGGGTCAATCGGGCGTTTTGCGAGATGACTGGCCGCCAGGCCGACGCGCTGATTGGGCAAACCCCACCGTATACCTTCTGGCCCAGCGAACACCTGGACGCACTGCATCAGTTTTTGAACGCCACCCTGGCAGGTGAGATGCCACCACATGGTTTTGAACTGCCCTTCTTGCGCGCCGATGGCGAGCCATTCTGGGTGCGGCTGTATGCCACCCCGCTGGTCAACCACCTAGGCCAGCAAACCGGCTGGCTGGCATCAATGTACAACATTACCGAGCTGAAGAAAAAACGTGAAGCCATTGCCATGGCCCACCAGCGCTTTCGCACCGTGCTCAACGGCCTGGATGCCGCCGTGTGCGTCAGTCGCTGCGAAGACCGCCAGCTGCTGTTTTCCAACCGCGCCTTTGAAGAAAACATGGTCCGCGCCAGCGATGACACGCCGTTTTGCGTGGTCCTGCCGTGGCCGGACGACGACGATATCGGCCCGCTGGCCGAAGTGGTGGACTGCGAGCTGCAGTTTAACGGCAGCCCGCGCTGGTATCAGCTGCACCGTCGCCGTATCGAGTGGGTGGATGGCGAACCGGCCTGGCTGGGCATTTACGCCGACATCACCGAAGCCAGGGTCTTTGCCGAACGCGAGCGCCTGCAGGCAGAAAAACTGCAAAGCACCGCCCGGCTGATGACCATGGGCGAACTGGCTTCCAGTCTTGCCCACGAACTGAACCAGCCGCTGGCGGCGATTGCCAGCTACGCCGCCGGCTGTCTCAACCGGATTGACCAGACCCCGGCACTGCCTGCCGTGCAATTGGCCACCCCGCTGGACAAAATTACCCGCCAGGCGCGCCGGGCCGGCGAAATCGTTCATGGCATCCGCGCCTTTGTGAAAAAGCGCGAACCCAAACTGGCCCGCGTGGCCGCCGACGACCTGCTCAACCACACGCTGATGCTGGCCGGACCGATGCTCACCCAGCATCGGGTCAATCTGCACACCCACTGCGACGAAGCGCTGTATCTGGATGCCGACCGGGTGCTGCTTGAACAGGTGCTGCTGAATCTGGTGAACAACGCCGTAGAAGCCATGCGCGACGCCGGCACCGCGCGCCCCAGCCTGCAGCTGGATGCCCGCCGCGACGGCAAGCGCCTGCGCATCACCGTGGCCGACAATGGGCCGGGCTTAAGCGACAGCGTGGCCGAGCAGCTGTTCACCCCATTTTTTACCACCAAGCAGGAAGGCATGGGCATTGGCCTGAATATCTGCCGCTCGATTATCGAGTACCATCGCGGCGAATTTGGCCATTACCCGAACCCGGACGGCGGCTGTGTGTTCTGGGTAAGCTTGCCGTTGCTGGCGTG
Protein-coding regions in this window:
- the tnpA gene encoding IS200/IS605 family transposase; amino-acid sequence: MDEFESLSHSRWECKYHVVFIPKCRRKALYASLRKHLGEVFRQLAQRKECEILEGHLMPDHVHMLIAIPPKHAVSQVVGYMKGKSAIHIARVYGERRRNFVGQSFWARRYFVSTVSRDEEMIRKYIRDQEKEDERLEQLKLM
- a CDS encoding EAL domain-containing protein, giving the protein MKPDDLSAVCLPPASALAQSAAQAWHGALAEILDQQRLHAVFQPIVDFAGAQILGYEGLIRGPSDSPLHSPVNLFEAADACRQLLALERVCRRVTLHRFAELSLCGTLFLNISPATLLDADFRPGETLGWMRQAGLRPEQVVIELTETRPVSEYTVLREATAHYRRMGFRIALDDLGEGFSNLRLWSELKPDFVKLDKYFTQAIHLDPAKQQFVRSIHAIALATGTQVIAEGIESGEELATLRQLGIGMGQGYFIERPASQPSRQLSAALDALLQAG
- the mscL gene encoding large-conductance mechanosensitive channel protein MscL; translation: MLKEFKAFAMRGNVLDLAVGVVIGGAFGAIVKSLVDDVIMPPVGLLVGNVDFAQLFIVLKEGAAVHGPYLTVEAAKKAGAVTLNLGLFMNAIISFVIVAFSVFMLVKTLNKLQKDTPAEPAAPAPAMRDCPHCLSSIRAQASRCPHCTGEVSPIQP
- a CDS encoding PAS domain-containing sensor histidine kinase gives rise to the protein MSPKRFFPRAEQSRWLLWLPATVLIAFVLALGGMFYVVFFDWQDERRDGLIQDILWLEQSMRMQLTDHQGWAVRMASEVGEGTLDDSRFQAASELMLRENPEILAIELLNAQGRIEARAPSQFQPEHRQQPLASFEERDAFEVARRQGQPAFSSKYYGLDKQARVDMQAPVYREHHFAGSIRLTYSLPGMLHHEVPWWIAQKYQISIVDLGGKVIAAKFTVGERPGSLWHEIDFSPPGNGLRLRATAYHLGLGLAFPLLAGLMGLLLVLLGGSLWKIRQHIRHRHKVESMLREEMALRAAMEDSMKNGLIVMNLRGGIVRVNRAFCEMTGRQADALIGQTPPYTFWPSEHLDALHQFLNATLAGEMPPHGFELPFLRADGEPFWVRLYATPLVNHLGQQTGWLASMYNITELKKKREAIAMAHQRFRTVLNGLDAAVCVSRCEDRQLLFSNRAFEENMVRASDDTPFCVVLPWPDDDDIGPLAEVVDCELQFNGSPRWYQLHRRRIEWVDGEPAWLGIYADITEARVFAERERLQAEKLQSTARLMTMGELASSLAHELNQPLAAIASYAAGCLNRIDQTPALPAVQLATPLDKITRQARRAGEIVHGIRAFVKKREPKLARVAADDLLNHTLMLAGPMLTQHRVNLHTHCDEALYLDADRVLLEQVLLNLVNNAVEAMRDAGTARPSLQLDARRDGKRLRITVADNGPGLSDSVAEQLFTPFFTTKQEGMGIGLNICRSIIEYHRGEFGHYPNPDGGCVFWVSLPLLA